The Clostridium chauvoei genome has a window encoding:
- a CDS encoding S8 family peptidase, with protein sequence MTDVKQCSFYSNPDYYEYLIEYRGDFLGQISKISYACGDVLTEKFAIVSVKAGQLQQLLKDVPSILFINFRNMFVLQSTSAENTSNIEPIKLNPNLNLSGSGVLVGLVDTGIDYLNKEFIREDGTTRIESIWDQTIVSDASNNNVFIGTTYSNNDINKALDASSTGKDPYSIVPSKDTNGHGTQMAGIVGARGYNKDIRGIAHDCNFVIVKLAESATFKRDLMLNGITNVPVYNTAEFVAGLEYLRRYAISINKPMIILIGIGSSDYSHDGTGLVARYINELASYRGLVVVTSTGNQGAADLHASGYTPNVGEVKTVELKIVKALNNFSFKIWVRKPNKFALNVISPSGQSSKFIPSKINQVEQIKFIYENTFLDITFFVPDNITGLQVIILSFTDIKPGIWKFQLKAEYVTDGRFDIWLSPEKTLPAGTKFLSPDPYVTLTVPSASKKIISVGYYNHLTDSIVSESGKGYPLNNFIKPDIVAPGIDILTTNINNTTTLVTGSSVAASIVAGVCALLVQWGIIDKNDSTMYSPKIINYLITGASRKPNEVYPNPSWGYGKLDVAGIFNTLSGTRSYLRSYDNYTEYYINNLFIRIPKELEVNLNE encoded by the coding sequence ATGACAGATGTAAAACAATGTAGTTTTTATTCTAATCCCGATTATTATGAATACTTAATTGAATATAGAGGTGATTTTCTAGGACAAATTTCAAAAATTTCTTATGCTTGTGGTGATGTATTAACTGAAAAATTTGCTATTGTATCTGTTAAAGCTGGTCAATTACAACAACTTTTAAAAGATGTACCTTCAATCTTATTTATTAATTTTAGAAATATGTTTGTTTTACAATCTACCTCTGCTGAAAATACTAGTAATATTGAACCTATAAAATTAAATCCTAACTTAAACCTTTCTGGTTCTGGTGTTTTAGTTGGGTTAGTTGATACTGGTATAGATTATCTAAATAAAGAATTCATTCGTGAAGATGGTACGACAAGGATAGAGTCTATTTGGGATCAAACAATAGTAAGCGATGCCTCTAATAACAATGTATTTATAGGCACTACTTATTCAAATAATGATATTAATAAAGCTTTAGATGCTTCAAGCACTGGTAAAGACCCCTATTCTATTGTTCCTTCTAAGGATACTAATGGTCATGGTACTCAAATGGCTGGTATAGTAGGTGCTCGTGGATATAATAAAGATATTAGAGGAATTGCACACGATTGTAATTTTGTAATAGTAAAGCTTGCTGAGTCTGCAACTTTTAAGCGTGATCTTATGTTAAATGGAATTACTAATGTTCCTGTTTATAACACCGCTGAATTTGTGGCTGGCTTAGAGTATTTACGTAGATATGCTATAAGTATTAATAAACCTATGATAATCCTCATTGGAATTGGCTCCTCAGACTATAGCCATGATGGTACTGGATTAGTTGCTCGGTATATAAATGAACTTGCATCCTATAGAGGATTAGTTGTAGTTACTTCTACTGGGAATCAAGGAGCTGCTGATCTCCATGCTTCAGGATATACACCTAATGTAGGTGAAGTTAAAACAGTAGAGTTAAAAATCGTTAAAGCTCTTAATAACTTTTCTTTTAAAATTTGGGTTCGAAAACCAAATAAATTTGCTCTAAATGTTATTTCCCCTTCAGGACAAAGCTCTAAATTTATTCCTTCAAAAATAAATCAAGTTGAGCAAATTAAATTTATTTATGAAAATACATTCTTAGATATAACCTTTTTTGTTCCTGATAATATTACAGGACTTCAAGTAATTATTTTATCATTTACAGATATAAAACCTGGCATTTGGAAATTCCAATTAAAAGCTGAATATGTTACAGATGGTAGATTTGATATATGGCTATCTCCGGAAAAAACATTACCAGCTGGCACAAAATTCTTATCCCCTGATCCATATGTTACTCTAACTGTGCCTTCTGCTTCCAAAAAAATAATTTCTGTTGGCTACTATAACCACTTAACAGACTCAATAGTTTCTGAATCTGGAAAAGGTTATCCCTTAAACAACTTTATTAAACCTGATATAGTTGCCCCTGGCATAGATATACTGACTACTAATATAAATAATACAACTACTTTAGTTACAGGTTCTTCTGTTGCTGCTTCAATAGTAGCTGGTGTTTGTGCTTTACTTGTACAATGGGGAATTATAGATAAAAATGATTCTACTATGTACTCACCTAAAATAATAAATTATCTAATAACAGGAGCTTCAAGAAAGCCAAATGAAGTTTACCCTAATCCATCTTGGGGATATGGAAAATTAGATGTAGCTGGAATATTCAATACTTTATCTGGCACTAGATCTTATCTTCGCTCTTATGATAATTATACTGAATATTATATTAATAATTTATTTATACGGATTCCTAAAGAACTGGAGGTTAATTTAAATGAATAA
- a CDS encoding DEAD/DEAH box helicase, translating to MRKALEDLITTSTVKDLNEIDMKEIIEEQYFVKNKLIVNSKKGDLLKELKLSLQKCKNFYFSVAFINFSGVQLLLDSFKELEERGVKGKIITSTYLNFTEPKALERLKGFNNIDLKIFIADNENGFHTKAYIFENEENYKIIIGSSNITQRALKSNVEWNVMVISKKETEFVQEVLDEFNYLWGETCFIDNEFLDKYKSFINTIKQGENKNLINFNDYKIIKPNLMQEKALENLKRLRSFKENRALVIAATGTGKTYMSAFDVMNFNPKKLLFIVHREDILRSAAKTYISLCKNKNIKIGFYTGNIKDESVEYLFATSQTMERHLKNFKRDEFQYIIIDEAHHSTSPTYEKILSYFSPKFLLGVTATPERCDDGNIFEVFDNNVALEIRLHEALENDLIVPFHYFGITDIESCNLDKVNLDNISEVSKKLMINKRVDFIIEKMNFYGFDGEYQKTIGFCISKEHANYMATEFNKYGIESISLTGDDSINKREEVIKRIQDNNDPLKVIFTVDIFNEGVDIPAINQILMLRPTNSPIVFIQQLGRGLRKYSDKNFLTVIDFIGNHNKAFLIALALKGSRYYDKDSLKVAVSTEFIDIPGCTNIQMDRISKERILEQLNTENFNSLKYLKDEYNEFKALIGGKIPYSLMEYIKYDGAPDPLKFINYQKTYQGFLAKVEKNSSIEEVLIDKEFFNILKEFSNKLPIKRPYEFAIIKYLINHSNITVEIAIGQISKYLDSVNKNTILHSFKTLNQDFYDSAQKNNNIKLFNYENNTLIKLLPFERILQNKQYRCIIEDLINYGLVRYEKQFGSKNYGNPFLKLYEQYQMVDIALLSNYEKIHSSFRGSGLITNGREYFLFVDLHKEKSIKESINYKDEFIDNKNFQWQTPNSTSKSSERGKNIIFNKEREINLHLFVRKYKEIDKVTQSYIYIGKSNSINYKGEKPITINLELENKVPENLYIELTKKV from the coding sequence ATGAGAAAAGCTTTAGAAGATTTAATTACAACATCAACAGTAAAAGATTTAAATGAAATAGATATGAAGGAGATAATTGAAGAACAATATTTTGTGAAAAATAAGCTTATAGTAAATTCGAAAAAGGGAGACCTTTTAAAAGAATTAAAGTTAAGCTTACAGAAATGTAAGAATTTTTATTTTAGTGTAGCTTTTATTAATTTTAGTGGTGTACAGCTTCTTTTGGATTCTTTTAAAGAATTAGAAGAAAGAGGAGTAAAAGGTAAAATAATTACTTCTACATATTTAAATTTTACTGAGCCTAAGGCATTAGAAAGATTAAAGGGCTTTAACAATATAGATTTAAAGATATTTATAGCCGATAATGAAAATGGATTTCATACTAAGGCATATATTTTTGAGAATGAAGAAAATTATAAAATTATCATAGGATCATCTAATATTACGCAAAGAGCATTAAAAAGCAATGTGGAATGGAATGTTATGGTTATTTCTAAAAAAGAAACTGAATTTGTTCAAGAAGTTTTAGACGAGTTTAATTATTTATGGGGTGAAACATGTTTTATAGATAATGAATTTTTGGATAAATATAAGAGTTTTATAAATACAATAAAGCAAGGAGAAAATAAAAATTTAATTAATTTTAATGATTATAAAATAATTAAACCTAACTTAATGCAAGAGAAAGCATTAGAAAATTTAAAGAGGTTGAGGTCGTTTAAAGAAAATAGGGCATTAGTTATTGCAGCCACAGGAACAGGGAAAACATATATGTCTGCATTTGATGTAATGAACTTTAATCCTAAAAAATTATTATTCATAGTACATAGAGAAGATATTTTGCGTAGTGCAGCAAAAACATATATAAGTTTATGTAAAAACAAAAATATAAAGATAGGTTTTTATACAGGAAATATTAAAGATGAATCTGTTGAGTATCTTTTTGCTACCTCTCAAACTATGGAAAGACATTTAAAAAATTTTAAAAGAGATGAATTTCAATATATAATTATAGATGAGGCACATCATAGTACAAGTCCAACATATGAAAAAATTTTAAGTTATTTTTCCCCAAAGTTTTTATTAGGTGTAACAGCTACTCCAGAGAGATGTGATGATGGAAATATTTTTGAAGTGTTTGATAATAATGTTGCTTTAGAGATAAGATTACACGAAGCATTAGAAAATGATTTAATAGTACCATTTCATTATTTTGGAATAACAGATATTGAAAGTTGTAACTTAGATAAGGTGAATTTAGATAATATTTCAGAAGTATCTAAAAAATTGATGATAAATAAAAGAGTAGATTTTATAATAGAAAAAATGAATTTCTATGGTTTTGATGGAGAGTATCAAAAGACAATAGGGTTTTGTATAAGTAAAGAACATGCAAATTATATGGCAACTGAATTTAATAAATACGGTATAGAAAGTATTTCATTAACCGGAGATGATTCAATCAATAAAAGAGAAGAGGTTATAAAAAGGATTCAAGATAATAATGATCCATTAAAAGTTATATTTACAGTAGATATTTTTAATGAGGGGGTTGATATACCAGCTATTAATCAAATATTAATGTTAAGACCAACTAATTCACCAATTGTATTTATTCAGCAGTTAGGAAGAGGGCTAAGAAAATATAGTGATAAAAATTTCTTAACTGTTATTGATTTTATTGGTAATCATAATAAGGCTTTTTTAATAGCATTAGCTTTAAAAGGTAGCAGATATTATGATAAAGATAGTTTAAAGGTAGCTGTTTCAACTGAGTTTATAGACATACCAGGATGTACTAATATACAAATGGATAGAATATCAAAGGAAAGGATATTAGAACAATTAAATACTGAGAATTTTAATAGTTTAAAATATCTTAAAGATGAATATAATGAATTTAAAGCACTTATAGGAGGAAAGATTCCTTATAGCTTAATGGAGTATATAAAATATGATGGAGCACCAGATCCACTCAAATTTATAAATTATCAAAAAACATATCAGGGTTTTTTAGCTAAGGTAGAAAAAAATTCCAGTATAGAGGAAGTCTTAATAGACAAAGAATTTTTTAATATCCTTAAAGAATTTTCTAATAAGTTACCAATAAAAAGACCATATGAATTTGCAATAATAAAGTATTTGATTAATCATAGCAATATAACAGTAGAAATTGCTATAGGGCAAATATCTAAATATTTAGATTCAGTAAATAAAAATACAATTCTACATAGTTTTAAAACATTAAATCAAGATTTTTATGATTCAGCACAAAAAAATAATAATATTAAGTTATTTAATTATGAAAATAATACCTTGATTAAATTATTGCCATTTGAGAGAATATTACAAAATAAACAGTATAGATGTATAATTGAAGATTTAATAAATTATGGACTTGTTAGATATGAAAAACAATTTGGAAGTAAAAATTACGGAAATCCTTTTTTAAAATTATATGAGCAATACCAAATGGTAGATATAGCATTATTATCAAACTATGAAAAAATCCATAGTTCCTTTAGAGGATCAGGACTTATAACTAATGGACGAGAGTATTTTTTATTTGTAGATTTACATAAGGAGAAGTCAATTAAAGAAAGTATAAATTATAAAGATGAATTTATAGATAATAAAAACTTTCAATGGCAAACTCCCAATAGTACTTCTAAAAGTTCAGAAAGGGGAAAAAATATAATTTTTAATAAAGAAAGAGAAATTAATCTACATTTGTTTGTTAGGAAATATAAAGAAATAGATAAAGTAACACAATCTTATATTTATATTGGAAAGAGCAATAGTATTAATTATAAGGGAGAAAAACCAATTACAATTAATTTAGAATTAGAAAATAAAGTACCTGAAAACTTATATATTGAGCTTACAAAAAAAGTTTAA
- the fba gene encoding class II fructose-1,6-bisphosphate aldolase: MLVSAKEMLNKAREGKYAVGQFNINNLEWTKAVLLTAQENNSPVILGVSEGAGKYMCGYKTIVGMVNGMMEELKITVPVALHLDHGSYEGAKEAMAAGFSSIMFDGSHYAIDENIEKTTEMVKLAAEKGISLEAEVGSIGGEEDGVVGAGEIADAAECKAIADLGVTMLAAGIGNIHGQYPENWQGLSFDALAKINEATGTMPLVLHGGTGIPEDMIKKAISLGVSKINVNTECQLVFAAATRKYIEAGKDIQGKGFDPRKLLAPGFEAIKDIVKEKMELFGSINQA; the protein is encoded by the coding sequence ATGTTAGTTTCAGCAAAAGAAATGTTAAACAAAGCTAGAGAAGGTAAATATGCTGTTGGTCAATTCAACATCAACAACTTAGAATGGACTAAAGCTGTTTTATTAACTGCTCAAGAAAACAACTCACCAGTTATCTTAGGAGTATCAGAAGGTGCTGGTAAATATATGTGTGGTTACAAAACTATAGTTGGAATGGTTAACGGAATGATGGAAGAATTAAAAATCACTGTTCCTGTTGCATTACACTTAGATCACGGTAGCTATGAAGGAGCTAAAGAAGCTATGGCAGCTGGATTCTCATCAATCATGTTTGATGGATCACACTATGCAATAGATGAAAATATAGAAAAGACAACTGAAATGGTTAAACTTGCTGCTGAAAAAGGAATTTCTTTAGAAGCTGAAGTTGGATCAATTGGTGGAGAAGAAGATGGAGTTGTAGGTGCTGGAGAAATCGCAGACGCTGCTGAATGTAAGGCTATAGCTGATTTAGGAGTTACTATGTTAGCTGCTGGTATCGGAAACATTCACGGACAATATCCAGAAAACTGGCAAGGACTTAGCTTCGATGCATTAGCTAAAATAAACGAAGCTACTGGAACTATGCCATTAGTATTACACGGTGGTACTGGAATCCCTGAAGATATGATTAAGAAAGCTATATCATTAGGAGTTTCAAAAATCAACGTTAACACTGAATGTCAATTAGTATTTGCAGCAGCTACTAGAAAATACATAGAAGCTGGTAAAGATATTCAAGGAAAAGGATTCGATCCAAGAAAGCTATTGGCTCCAGGATTTGAAGCTATAAAAGATATCGTTAAAGAAAAAATGGAATTATTCGGTTCAATTAACCAAGCTTAA
- a CDS encoding nucleoid-associated protein — MEYINDINIQEAIIHIIDSNGEEPVLNEYTLDLNDDIYKFLYRHIEKCFKDEELKYAVFNPERNIVKEVVQDYLNNIDGSELISLSQELARQLFIIMKSNVNIPSCDLIVISLITDQGPMIGILKMDYVKNFTHEVEFIENKIGIGIIPQLAGLPGSSQRIQKAAFIKPIREDNKYDLMVIDKQRKSKDQDEYGANYFIANFLGCSLITNERDMTKTLLKATETWTRNNVTENADKAETIRTTIKSKLKEEDSINIDNLSHELFKEEPQRKEDFLNFIKGHGLDEVTVDKQWVEKKLKRVRLKIDKDIDLYINEEAYHDNSRFEIQRNGDGSINMIIKHVVNYLEK, encoded by the coding sequence ATGGAGTATATAAATGATATAAATATACAAGAAGCTATAATACATATAATTGATTCAAACGGCGAGGAACCAGTTTTAAATGAATATACTCTTGATTTAAATGATGATATCTATAAGTTTTTATATAGGCATATAGAAAAATGTTTTAAAGATGAAGAACTAAAGTATGCAGTATTTAATCCTGAAAGAAATATAGTTAAAGAAGTGGTTCAAGACTATTTAAATAACATTGATGGAAGTGAGTTAATATCATTATCTCAGGAATTAGCAAGACAATTGTTTATTATAATGAAGAGTAATGTAAATATTCCTTCTTGTGATTTAATTGTTATATCTTTAATTACAGATCAAGGTCCTATGATAGGAATACTTAAGATGGATTATGTTAAGAATTTTACTCATGAAGTGGAGTTTATAGAAAATAAAATTGGAATAGGAATAATTCCACAATTAGCAGGTCTTCCAGGAAGTAGTCAAAGAATTCAAAAGGCAGCCTTTATTAAGCCTATTAGAGAAGATAATAAATATGATTTAATGGTTATAGATAAGCAAAGAAAAAGTAAAGATCAAGATGAATATGGAGCTAATTATTTTATAGCAAACTTTTTAGGTTGCTCTTTAATAACTAATGAAAGAGATATGACAAAGACTTTATTAAAAGCTACAGAAACTTGGACTAGAAATAATGTTACTGAGAATGCAGATAAGGCTGAAACTATAAGAACTACAATTAAGAGTAAGTTAAAAGAAGAAGATAGTATAAATATAGATAATTTATCTCATGAGTTATTTAAAGAAGAACCACAAAGAAAAGAAGATTTTTTAAATTTTATTAAAGGTCATGGATTAGATGAGGTAACTGTAGATAAACAGTGGGTAGAGAAAAAACTTAAAAGAGTACGACTTAAAATTGATAAAGATATAGATTTATATATTAATGAAGAGGCTTATCACGATAATTCAAGATTTGAAATTCAAAGGAATGGTGATGGAAGCATTAATATGATAATAAAGCATGTTGTAAATTATTTAGAAAAATAA
- a CDS encoding 3D domain-containing protein, whose protein sequence is MIKKTLLSLTVVALCFNLSYTSVVKALSPETQTIEENKVKYQQLDEGIVSLNTDISKLDGEIAEINAKLEKNNNETTETEVKINLINSQIEEAKKDIDAKQDILNGRLRTMYKSNMTTSMLAYLIDSSNLFEFINRIDSMGRIISLDKQMVTEIKDKQELLIKNANELNEKQEKLKTLRETIEKDLNEVNEKQDKLHSKLDELNSQKAEVASIIEANEEKLISHPLSVVNTDGSTIKQLQDAISTLKSLIPQLNTESVIDKANDGISTGNAKIEEITAANNAANNSNNNDTNSTNNNNNSSENNTNESKKTLTMEATAYTGGTVTAMGFKPVRDPSGISTVSVDPSVIPLGSKVFIPGYGYAIASDTGGDIKGNRIDLYLNSHEECISFGRQSVTVNIVAYPGEW, encoded by the coding sequence TTGATTAAAAAAACTTTATTGTCTCTTACTGTAGTAGCTTTATGTTTTAACCTAAGCTATACATCCGTGGTAAAAGCACTATCACCAGAAACACAAACTATCGAAGAAAATAAAGTTAAGTATCAACAACTAGATGAAGGTATAGTTTCACTTAATACTGATATAAGTAAGCTTGATGGTGAAATTGCTGAAATTAATGCTAAACTTGAAAAAAATAATAATGAAACTACTGAAACTGAAGTTAAAATAAATCTTATAAATTCTCAAATAGAAGAAGCAAAAAAAGATATTGATGCTAAACAAGATATTTTAAATGGTAGATTACGTACTATGTATAAAAGTAATATGACTACTAGTATGTTAGCCTATTTAATAGATTCTAGTAACTTATTTGAATTTATTAATAGAATTGATTCTATGGGGAGAATCATTTCTTTGGACAAGCAAATGGTTACTGAAATAAAAGACAAGCAAGAACTTTTAATAAAAAATGCTAATGAATTAAATGAAAAGCAAGAAAAACTTAAAACATTGCGCGAAACTATTGAAAAGGATCTAAATGAAGTAAATGAAAAACAAGATAAACTACATAGTAAATTAGATGAGCTTAATAGTCAAAAAGCTGAAGTAGCTTCAATAATTGAAGCCAATGAAGAAAAACTTATTTCTCATCCATTATCTGTAGTTAATACTGATGGTTCTACCATAAAACAACTTCAAGATGCTATAAGTACTTTAAAATCATTAATTCCGCAACTTAATACAGAATCTGTCATTGATAAAGCTAATGATGGAATTTCAACAGGAAACGCTAAAATTGAAGAAATTACGGCTGCAAACAATGCGGCAAATAATTCTAATAATAATGATACTAATAGTACAAACAATAACAATAATAGTTCTGAAAATAATACTAATGAATCTAAGAAAACTCTTACTATGGAAGCAACAGCTTATACTGGTGGTACTGTAACTGCAATGGGTTTTAAACCTGTTAGAGACCCTAGTGGAATAAGTACAGTTTCTGTTGATCCTTCTGTAATACCTTTAGGATCTAAAGTTTTCATTCCTGGCTATGGCTACGCAATAGCTTCTGATACAGGTGGAGATATTAAAGGAAATAGAATTGATTTATACTTAAATTCTCATGAGGAATGTATTTCTTTTGGAAGACAAAGCGTAACAGTAAACATAGTTGCCTATCCTGGTGAATGGTAA
- the argH gene encoding argininosuccinate lyase translates to MKLWGGRFEKGVNKLVNDFNSSIRIDSRMYKEDIEGSLAHVKMLGKQNIIPKNDSEKIIEGLYSILEKLENKTIKIDETAEDIHSFIESTLTYYIGDEGKKLHTGRSRNDQVALDTKLYLKRFLKELSLDIINLQTIIYEKANENIDTIMPGYTHMQKAQPITFAHHLLAYAEMFKRDLGRILDCYKRLDEMPLGSGALATSTYPLDRDFIANELGFSKVTINSLDSVSDRDYAIETLSALSIIMMHLSRFSEEIIIWCTNEFNFIELSDEYSTGSSIMPQKKNPDVAELVRGKTGRVYGDLITLLTVMKRIPLAYNKDMQEDKEALFDGLDTVTISIRTFTAMLKTLKVNKDIMRKGAALGFTNATDVADYLVKKGVAFRNAHEIVGEIVLYCIKENKSIEELNLDTLKSFSPIFSKDIYKAIDLVTCVEDRKVFGGPSFNSINKQLNFLKDFIAKSKEDIVSLK, encoded by the coding sequence ATGAAACTTTGGGGAGGACGATTCGAAAAAGGAGTTAATAAACTTGTAAATGACTTTAACTCTTCTATTAGAATAGATTCAAGAATGTATAAGGAAGATATTGAAGGTAGCCTTGCACATGTAAAGATGCTTGGAAAACAAAATATCATTCCTAAAAATGATAGTGAAAAAATAATAGAAGGTCTATATTCAATTTTAGAAAAACTAGAAAATAAAACTATAAAAATAGATGAAACAGCTGAAGACATACACAGTTTTATAGAGTCTACTCTTACTTATTATATAGGTGATGAAGGCAAAAAGCTTCATACTGGTAGAAGCAGAAATGACCAAGTTGCATTAGATACTAAATTATATCTAAAACGCTTTTTAAAGGAATTATCCTTAGATATTATAAACCTACAAACTATTATTTATGAAAAAGCTAATGAAAATATTGATACTATAATGCCAGGATATACTCATATGCAAAAAGCTCAACCTATAACTTTTGCGCATCATCTTTTAGCTTATGCTGAAATGTTTAAAAGAGATCTTGGGAGAATTTTGGATTGTTATAAAAGATTAGATGAAATGCCTTTAGGTAGTGGAGCTCTTGCTACATCTACTTATCCACTTGATAGAGATTTTATAGCTAATGAACTTGGATTTTCAAAAGTAACTATAAATAGTTTAGATTCTGTATCTGACAGAGATTATGCTATAGAAACCCTTTCTGCATTATCCATAATAATGATGCACTTATCAAGATTTTCCGAGGAAATAATTATTTGGTGTACAAATGAATTTAACTTTATCGAATTATCTGATGAATATAGTACAGGAAGTTCTATAATGCCTCAAAAGAAAAATCCTGATGTAGCTGAATTAGTTAGAGGAAAAACTGGTAGAGTTTATGGTGATTTAATAACTTTACTTACTGTAATGAAGAGAATTCCTCTAGCTTATAACAAAGATATGCAAGAAGATAAAGAAGCTTTATTTGATGGTTTAGATACAGTAACTATTTCAATTAGAACCTTTACTGCAATGCTTAAAACCTTAAAAGTAAATAAAGATATAATGAGAAAAGGAGCTGCCTTAGGCTTTACAAATGCTACTGATGTTGCTGACTACTTAGTAAAAAAAGGGGTTGCCTTTAGAAATGCACACGAAATAGTAGGTGAAATAGTTCTTTATTGTATTAAAGAAAATAAATCCATTGAAGAATTAAATTTAGACACACTTAAAAGTTTCTCTCCTATCTTTTCTAAAGACATATACAAAGCTATAGATTTAGTTACTTGCGTTGAAGATAGAAAAGTTTTTGGTGGACCTAGCTTCAATTCTATAAATAAACAACTTAATTTCTTAAAAGACTTTATAGCTAAATCCAAGGAGGATATTGTATCTTTAAAATAG
- a CDS encoding argininosuccinate synthase: MKIFNKVILAYSGGLDTSVIIPWLKENYKCEVIAVVGNVGQSDELVGLEEKALMTGASRCYIEDLTKEFVHDYVFPTIQANAIYEDKYLLGTSFARPIIAKRIVEIAMAEGADAICHGCTGKGNDQVRFELAIKAFAPDMPIIAPWRIWDIKSREEEIQYALDKKVPISISYETNYSKDKNLWHLSHEGLDLEFPENEPNYEKILEMCNTLENAPDNPTYITLNFEKGIPVALNGENLDGVTLIEKLNKIGGENAIGIVDMVENRLVGMKSRGVYETPGGSILYKAHKDLEELCLDKETAHYKQIISLKFADIVYNGQWYTPLRESLSAFVSKTQENVTGEIKLKLYKGNIVNAGMTSPYSLYSEEYATFGEDEVYNQNDSAGFINLFGLPITVKAKMDSALKNGVK, translated from the coding sequence ATGAAAATTTTTAACAAAGTTATTTTAGCTTATTCTGGAGGCCTTGATACATCAGTGATAATCCCATGGCTTAAGGAAAATTACAAATGTGAAGTTATAGCTGTAGTAGGTAATGTTGGACAAAGTGATGAGCTTGTGGGTTTAGAAGAAAAAGCTCTTATGACAGGTGCTTCTAGGTGTTATATTGAAGATTTAACAAAGGAATTTGTGCATGATTATGTATTTCCAACTATTCAAGCTAACGCTATTTACGAAGATAAGTATCTTTTAGGTACATCTTTTGCTAGACCTATTATCGCAAAAAGAATAGTTGAAATTGCTATGGCTGAAGGTGCTGATGCAATTTGTCATGGCTGTACTGGTAAAGGTAATGATCAAGTAAGATTCGAACTTGCCATAAAAGCTTTTGCTCCAGATATGCCAATAATTGCACCTTGGAGAATATGGGATATAAAATCTAGAGAAGAAGAAATTCAATATGCATTAGATAAAAAAGTTCCAATATCTATTAGTTATGAAACAAACTATAGTAAAGATAAAAATTTATGGCATTTAAGTCATGAAGGTTTAGATCTTGAATTTCCTGAAAATGAACCTAACTATGAAAAGATTCTTGAAATGTGCAACACATTAGAAAATGCACCTGATAATCCAACTTATATAACATTGAACTTTGAAAAAGGTATTCCAGTTGCATTGAATGGTGAAAATTTAGATGGTGTTACTTTAATTGAAAAGCTTAATAAAATTGGAGGAGAAAATGCAATAGGTATTGTTGACATGGTTGAAAACAGACTTGTTGGAATGAAATCTAGAGGTGTTTATGAAACTCCTGGTGGAAGTATTTTATATAAAGCACATAAAGATTTAGAAGAATTATGCTTAGATAAAGAAACTGCTCATTATAAACAAATAATTTCATTAAAATTTGCTGATATTGTCTATAATGGCCAATGGTATACACCTCTTCGTGAGTCACTTTCAGCTTTTGTTAGTAAAACTCAAGAAAATGTTACTGGAGAAATTAAGCTTAAATTATATAAAGGAAATATAGTTAATGCTGGTATGACATCCCCATATTCACTATATAGTGAAGAATATGCAACCTTTGGAGAAGATGAAGTATACAATCAAAATGATTCTGCTGGATTTATAAATCTATTCGGACTTCCTATTACAGTTAAAGCTAAAATGGATTCAGCATTAAAAAATGGAGTGAAATAA